One Cololabis saira isolate AMF1-May2022 chromosome 12, fColSai1.1, whole genome shotgun sequence DNA window includes the following coding sequences:
- the ctnnbip1 gene encoding beta-catenin-interacting protein 1 — protein sequence MNREEAPGKSPEDMYIQQKVRVLLMLKKMGSNLTPSEEAFLRNYAGVVHSQMSQLPQHNIDQGAEDVVMAFSRSETEDRRQ from the exons ATGAACCGCGAGGAGGCGCCGGGGAAGTCTCCTGAAGACATGTACATCCAACAGAAAGTGCGGGTCCTGCTCATGCTTAAAAAAATGGGATCAAAT CTTACACCGAGTGAAGAGGCTTTTCTCCGAAATTACGCTGGTGTGGTCCACAGTCAGATGAGCCAGTTACCACAGCACAACATAGACCAGG GTGCAGAGGACGTGGTGATGGCGTTCTCACGGTCAGAGACAGAGGACCGGCGACAGTGA